The following proteins come from a genomic window of Saccharomyces mikatae IFO 1815 strain IFO1815 genome assembly, chromosome: 7:
- the RPL29 gene encoding 60S ribosomal protein eL29 (similar to Saccharomyces cerevisiae RPL29 (YFR032C-A); ancestral locus Anc_7.189), protein MAKSKNHTAHNQTRKAHRNGIKKPKTYKYPSLKGVDPKFRRNHKHALHGTAKALAAAKK, encoded by the coding sequence ATGGCTAAGTCTAAGAACCATACCGCTCACAACCAAACCAGAAAGGCTCACAGAAACGGTATCAAGAAGCCAAAGACCTACAAGTACCCTTCTTTGAAAGGTGTTGATCCAAAGTTTAGAAGAAACCACAAGCATGCTCTACACGGTACTGCTAAGGCTTTGGCTGCTGCCAAGAAATAA
- the SMKI07G2980 gene encoding uncharacterized protein (similar to Saccharomyces cerevisiae YFR035C) translates to MFKCLLGMGAEGTFISEFLQQLFCLQPCLVSVRVCGIASFFFNLSSLLHYSRREADPAVCAEIF, encoded by the coding sequence ATGTTCAAATGTTTATTGGGAATGGGGGCCGAGGGTACGTTCATTTCTGAGTTTCTACAGCAGCTTTTTTGCTTGCAGCCCTGCCTTGTCTCTGTGCGTGTGTGTGGAATTgcctctttctttttcaatctttcGTCTCTACTACATTATAGTAGGCGAGAGGCTGACCCGGCCGTTTGCGCGGAAATATTTTAG
- the CDC26 gene encoding anaphase promoting complex subunit CDC26 (similar to Saccharomyces cerevisiae CDC26 (YFR036W); ancestral locus Anc_7.199) — MIRRPPTTLQLSHDDVSSLIDDLNEQKLKQQLNVQKTKYFQGKNTTSLRSHTDIQDVSQNVEDNDDDADMSSCNDKPASVAHNRIRNSLHLSADSNTTHETPNASDNPFYIREE, encoded by the coding sequence ATGATCAGAAGACCCCCCACTACCTTGCAACTCAGTCACGACGACGTGTCCTCCCTGATCGATGACCTTAACGAGCAGAAACTTAAGCAGCAGCTGAATGTCCAAAAGACAAAATATTTCCAAGGGAAAAACACCACCTCGCTACGGTCTCATACAGACATCCAAGATGTGTCACAAAATGTCGAAGACAACGACGATGATGCCGACATGTCTTCTTGTAATGACAAACCGGCCTCTGTTGCACACAACCGAATCCGCAATTCCTTGCATCTCTCCGCCGACAGCAATACCACCCATGAAACACCCAATGCAAGCGACAATCCTTTCTACATTCGTGAGGAATAA
- the RSC8 gene encoding Rsc8p (similar to Saccharomyces cerevisiae RSC8 (YFR037C); ancestral locus Anc_7.204) produces the protein MSDTEKDKDVPMVDSYEATEEPPTTTTNTPSFPHLLQEQAKEESATLGAEVAHKKINYEQEAQKLEEKALRFLAKQTHPVIIPSFASWFDISKIHEIEKRSNPDFFNDSSRFKTPKAYKDTRNFIINTYRLSPYEYLTITAVRRNVAMDVASIVKIHAFLEKWGLINYQIDPRTKPSLIGPSFTGHFQVVLDTPQGLKPFLPENVIKQETEEEEGAEPHVKKEFPINLSIKRNVYDSAQDFNALQDESKNSRQIHKVYICHTCGNESINVRYHNLRARDTNLCSRCFQEGHFGANFQSSDFIRLENNGNTVKKNWSDQEMLLLLEGIEMYEDQWEKISAHVGGHKRVEDCIEKFLSLPIEDKYIHEVVGSQLNGKGGNSHDGNASGAKLMQCVNDAVQALLQGDDRLGKVSDKSREISEKYIEESQVIIQELVKLTMDKLESKFTKLCDLETQLEMEKLKYVKESEKMLNDRLSLSKQILDLNKSLEELNVSKKLVLISEQVDSGIQLVEKDQEGSQEDGTSVTGHGVKRVGKEDEEAGEDDSIAQSQPQVYKPWSL, from the coding sequence ATGAGTGATACAGAGAAGGATAAGGATGTCCCCATGGTAGACTCGTACGAGGCGACCGAAGAGCCACCTACTACGACCACCAACACGCCATCTTTTCCTCACTTACTACAAGAACAGGCAAAGGAGGAATCTGCCACCTTAGGAGCAGAAGTGGCTCATAAGAAGATCAACTACGAGCAAGAAGCACAGAAACTGGAAGAAAAGGCCCTAAGGTTTTTGGCAAAGCAAACACACCCAGTGATTATTCCGTCGTTTGCCTCTTGGTTTGATATTTCGAAGATacatgaaattgaaaaaagatcGAACCCGGACTTCTTCAATGATTCATCAAGGTTCAAGACGCCCAAGGCATACAAGGACACGagaaatttcatcattaacacGTACCGTCTTTCACCATACGAATATTTGACTATAACCGCTGTAAGAAGAAATGTGGCCATGGATGTTGCATCGATAGTGAAGATTCACGcctttttggaaaaatggGGGTTGATTAATTACCAGATTGACCCCAGAACCAAGCCCAGTCTTATTGGGCCAAGTTTTACTGGTCACTTCCAGGTGGTACTGGACACACCGCAAGGTTTGAAGCCATTTTTACCGGAGAATGTGATCAAACAGGAAacagaagaggaagaaggtGCAGAACCGCATGTCAAAAAGGAATTTCCTATTAATCTATCGATCAAAAGGAACGTTTACGATTCCGCGCAAGACTTCAATGCATTACAAGATGAAAGCAAGAACTCCAGACAGATTCATAAGGTTTATATTTGCCATACATGTGGTAATGAGTCGATCAATGTGCGCTATCACAATCTGCGTGCACGGGACACCAACCTCTGCTCCCGGTGTTTCCAAGAGGGTCATTTCGGTGCCAACTTCCAATCTTCGGATTTTATTAGGCTAGAAAACAACGGAAATAcagttaaaaaaaactggTCAGACCAGGAAATGCTTTTGTTGTTAGAGGGTATTGAAATGTATGAAGACCAGTGGGAAAAGATTTCAGCCCATGTCGGTGGACATAAGCGTGTGGAAGACTGCATTGAGAAGTTTTTAAGCTTACCAATTGAAGACAAATATATTCACGAAGTAGTTGGTTCACAACTTAATGGTAAGGGCGGTAATAGTCATGATGGCAATGCATCTGGCGCCAAGTTGATGCAATGTGTGAACGACGCTGTGCAGGCGTTATTGCAAGGCGATGACAGATTGGGTAAGGTCTCTGACAAGTCGAGGGAGATCTCAGAAAAGTACATTGAAGAGAGCCAAGTGATAATCCAAGAGTTAGTCAAGTTGACGATGGACAAATTAGAGAGCAAATTCACAAAATTGTGTGATCTGGAAACGCAActagaaatggaaaaactGAAATATGTGAAAGAATCCGAGAAAATGCTGAACGACCGATTATCGCTGAGCAAGCAAATTCTTGACCTGAACAAGTCGCTGGAGGAGTTGAACGTGTCGAAGAAACTAGTGCTGATTTCAGAGCAAGTAGACTCGGGCATACAACTAGTGGAGAAGGACCAAGAGGGCAGTCAAGAAGATGGTACTTCGGTCACGGGCCATGGTGTGAAGCGTGTGGGCAAGGAAGACGAAGAGGCGGGTGAAGACGATTCTATTGCACAATCCCAGCCTCAGGTGTACAAACCGTGGTCattgtaa
- the SMC2 gene encoding condensin subunit SMC2 (similar to Saccharomyces cerevisiae SMC2 (YFR031C); ancestral locus Anc_7.186), giving the protein MKVEELIIDGFKSYATRTVITDWDPQFNAITGLNGSGKSNILDAICFVLGIASMSTVRASSLQDLIYKRGQAGVTKASVTIVFDNTDKSNSPIGFANSPQISVTRQVVLGGTSKYLINGHRAPQQSVLQLFQSVQLNINNPNFLIMQGKITKVLNMKPSEILSLIEEAAGTKMFEDRKEKAERTMSKKETKLQENRTLLTEEIEPKLEKLRNEKRMFLEFQSTQTDLEKTERIVVSYDYYNLKHKHTSIRETLENGEAHMKNLNEFIEKTIQEINSLNEDVEEIKHQKEKELNKEGKISKLEKKENSLLNEISRLKTSLSIKVENLNDTNEKLKSVEADITTSSTKLNDKKIAYTKTEKDYKIVQQQLSEKRDLYKRKEELVSTLTTGISSTGAADGGYNAQLGKAKTELNDISLAIKKSNMRMDLLKKELLTIEPKLKEATKDNELSIKHVKECQEICNKLQAQLVEFGFDPSRIKDLEQKENKMKSQYYQICNEAEHLKRRVANLEFNYTKPYPDFETSSVYGVVGRLFQLDNDNIRYSSALQTCAGGRLFNVVVRDSQTATQLLEGGRLRKRVTIIPLDKIYTRPITPQVLELAKSIAPGKVELAINLIRFDKPVTKAMEFIFGNSLICDDPETAKKITFHPKIRARSITLQGDVYDPEGTLSGGSRNTSQSLLVDIQKYNQIQEKIGTIQADLNQVAEELRKQYATSQKTKTIQNDLNLSQHKLDLAKRNLEVNPSSQIMVRNEEILRDIGDCENEIKNKQMILQRWQEEISTIEKDMKEYDSDKGSKLNELKKELKLFAKDLEKQESEAECKYDLFQNLELETEQTRSELDSNKALLQSYLKSIESLKLENSELEGKIQTMEDHLVTIQTELNEEKRRLIDIDDELTELETLKKKKQEDRKNAELELQKLVYDLNKYKSNTSNMEKRIGELRQEHNFLGDFDLVTNIVKQNEGINLDTYRERSRQLNEKFQELRKKVNPNIMNMIENVEKKEAALKTMIKTIEKDKMKIQETISKLNEYKRETLVKTWEKVTLDFGNIFADLLPNSFAKLVPFKDKDVTQGLEVKVKLGSIWKESLIELSGGQRSLVALSLIMALLQFRPAPMYILDEVDAALDLSHTQNIGHLIKTRFKGSQFIVVSLKEGMFSNANRVFRTRFQDGTSVVSIM; this is encoded by the coding sequence ATGAAGGTGGAGGAGTTGATTATTGATGGTTTCAAATCATATGCTACAAGAACAGTCATTACTGACTGGGACCCGCAATTCAATGCCATTACAGGTTTAAACGGTTCTGGTAAGTCGAATATCTTGGACGCCATTTGCTTCGTGCTCGGAATAGCATCAATGAGTACTGTCCGAGCATCTAGTTTACAAGATCTGATCTATAAGCGTGGTCAGGCTGGTGTTACAAAGGCAAGCGTAACCATTGTTTTCGATAATACCGATAAATCAAATTCTCCCATTGGGTTCGCCAACTCTCCTCAAATTTCTGTTACAAGACAAGTTGTACTTGGTGGGACCTCCAAATATCTTATAAACGGACATAGAGCACCTCAACAATCCGTTTTGCAATTATTTCAATCTGTGCAGTTAAATATCAATAATCctaattttttaataatgcAAGGTAAAATTACAAAGGTTTTAAATATGAAACCTTCagaaatattatcattgatTGAAGAAGCGGCAGGTACAAAAATGTTCGAAGATCGTAAAGAGAAGGCAGAAAGAACAATGTCCAAGAAGGAAACTAAATTACAAGAGAACAGAACTCTTTTaactgaagaaattgaaccTAAACTGGAGAAACTTCGaaacgaaaaaagaatgttttTAGAGTTTCAATCTACGCAGACAGACTTGGAGAAAACGGAACGAATTGTGGTGTCTTATGACTACTATAATCTTAAACATAAGCATACATCTATAAGAGAAACTTTGGAGAATGGTGAGGCCcatatgaaaaatttaaatgAATTTATCGAAAAAACgattcaagaaattaataGTTTGAACGAAGATGTCGAGGAAATTAAACatcaaaaggaaaaggagcTAAACAAAGAGGGTAAAATTTCCaagttggaaaaaaaggagaataGTCTTTTAAATGAAATTTCTCGCTTGAAAACATCCCTGTCTATTAAAGTGGAAAATTTAAATGACACTAATGAAAAGTTAAAATCCGTGGAAGCAGATATTACGACTTCCTCCACAAAGCtaaatgacaaaaaaatagcaTATACTAAGACCGAGAAGGATTATAAGATAGTGCAACAACAGCTCAGTGAAAAAAGGGATCTTTATAAAAGGAAAGAGGAATTAGTGTCTACTTTAACCACGGGTATTTCTTCCACTGGTGCGGCAGATGGTGGTTATAATGCACAGTTGGGAAAGGCAAAGACTGAGTTGAACGACATCTCCTTGGcaataaagaaatcaaaCATGAGAATGGActtgttgaagaaagaactACTGACTATCGAACCTAAATTAAAAGAGGCCACAAAGGATAACGAGTTAAGTATCAAGCATGTCAAAGAGTGTCAAGAAATTTGTAATAAGCTGCAGGCGCAATTAGTCGAATTCGGATTTGACCCATCAAGAATCAAAGATTTAgagcaaaaagaaaataaaatgaagagTCAATATTACCAAATATGTAATGAGGCCGAGCATTTAAAGAGGCGCGTGGCAAATTTAGAATTTAACTATACGAAACCTTATCCTGATTTTGAAACCAGCTCTGTCTATGGTGTAGTGGGTcgactttttcaattggataatgataatattcgTTATTCTTCTGCTTTACAAACGTGTGCTGGAGGTAGGCTTTTCAATGTTGTTGTTCGAGATTCTCAAACAGCCACTCAACTATTGGAAGGAGGAAGGTTACGCAAGCGTGTTACCATCATACCCCTTGACAAAATATACACAAGACCGATAACTCCTCAGGTGCTTGAGTTGGCAAAGTCGATAGCTCCTGGCAAAGTCGAGCTAGCAATAAATTTAATAAGATTTGATAAACCTGTCACTAAAGCAATGGAatttatttttggaaatagCTTGATCTGTGATGATCCGGAAACTGCGAAGAAAATTACCTTCCATCCCAAGATTCGTGCTAGAAGTATCACTCTGCAAGGTGATGTGTATGATCCAGAGGGTACATTGTCGGGCGGTAGTAGAAATACTTCTCAGTCCTTATTGGTTGACATTCAGAAATATAATCagattcaagaaaaaattggaacCATTCAAGCCGATCTTAATCAGGTAGCGGAGGAGTTGAGAAAACAATATGCCACATctcaaaaaacaaaaaccaTTCAAAATGATTTAAATCTATCACAGCATAAATTGGATTTGGCTAAACGTAATCTAGAAGTGAATCCATCGTCCCAAATAATGGttagaaatgaagaaattttaagaGACATAGGAGATTGTGAgaatgaaatcaaaaacaagCAAATGATTTTACAAAGATggcaagaagaaatttcaactattgaaaaagatatgAAGGAATACGATAGTGATAAAGGATCCAAGTTGaatgaattgaagaaggaaCTAAAACTGTTCGCTAAAGATCTAGAAAAGCAGGAATCAGAGGCAGAATGTAAGTATGActtgtttcaaaatttaGAATTAGAAACAGAGCAGACAAGGTCAGAATTAGATTCTAATAAAGCGTTATTGCAAAGTTATCTGAAATCTATTGAAAGCTTGAAATTGGAAAACTCTGAACTGGAAGGCAAAATACAAACTATGGAAGATCATCTTGTAACAATCCAAACAGAACtgaatgaagaaaagagaaggtTGAtagatattgatgatgaattaaCAGAGTTGGAAACgctgaaaaagaaaaaacaagaagacaGAAAAAACGCTGAATTGGAATTGCAAAAATTGGTTTATGACTTGAATAAATATAAATCTAACACAAGTAATATGGAAAAGAGAATAGGAGAATTGCGACAGGAACACAATTTTCTGGGAGATTTTGATTTAGTGACGAATATCGTTAAACAAAATGAAGGTATTAACCTGGATACTTATAGAGAAAGAAGTAGACAACTAAACGAGAAGTTTCAagaattaagaaaaaaggttAATCCAAATATCATGAATATGATAGAAAATGTTGAGAAAAAGGAGGCAGCgttgaaaacaatgattaaaactattgaaaaagataaaatgaaaattcaGGAAACCATATCAAAGTTAAACGaatataaaagagaaacttTAGTCAAAACATGGGAAAAAGTAACACTTGATTTCGGTAATATATTTGCAGATCTTTTACCTAATTCATTCGCTAAATTAGTTCCATTTAAAGATAAGGATGTGACGCAGGGGCTAGAAGTTAAAGTGAAGCTTGGTAGTATTTGGAAGGAGAGTTTGATTGAATTGTCTGGTGGTCAGAGATCCCTGGTTGCCTTGTCATTAATTATGGCATTATTACAATTTCGGCCAGCACCTATGTATATCTTAGATGAAGTTGATGCCGCTCTAGATTTGAGTCATACGCAAAACATAGGACATTTAATCAAGACAAGGTTCAAAGGATCTCAGTTTATTGTAGTCTCGCTCAAAGAGGGCATGTTTTCCAATGCTAATAGGGTCTTCAGAACGAGATTTCAAGACGGTACTTCTGTAGTTAGTATAATGTGA
- the QCR6 gene encoding ubiquinol--cytochrome-c reductase subunit 6 (similar to Saccharomyces cerevisiae QCR6 (YFR033C); ancestral locus Anc_7.190) encodes MGVLELVGDYWEQLKETVVPVLAAAEDNDNEQHEQEAGEDEEESKGGEDGDDDDDDDDDEDDDEDEDEEEEEVTDQLEDLREHFKNTEEGKALVHHYEECAERVKIQQQQPGYADLDHKEDCVEEFFHLQHYLDTATAPRLFDKLK; translated from the coding sequence ATGGGTGTGTTGGAACTAGTCGGTGACTACTGGGAGCAACTAAAAGAAACTGTTGTGCCTGTCTTGGCCGCGGCCGAAGATAACGATAACGAGCAGCATGAACAAGAAGCAGgagaggatgaagaagaatcaaAGGGTGGCGAAGATGGagatgacgatgacgatgacgatgacgatgaagatgatgacgaGGACGaggacgaagaagaagaggaagtcACTGATCAATTGGAAGATTTGAGAGAACATTTTAAGAATACAGAGGAGGGTAAGGCACTGGTGCACCATTACGAGGAGTGTGCCGAAAGAGTCAAAAtacagcaacaacaacctGGCTACGCAGACCTCGACCACAAGGAGGACTGTGTGGAGGAATTCTTTCACCTACAGCACTATCTGGACACTGCTACGGCACCTAGATTATTTGACAAATTAAAGTAG
- the PHO4 gene encoding phosphate-sensing transcription factor PHO4 (similar to Saccharomyces cerevisiae PHO4 (YFR034C); ancestral locus Anc_7.191), giving the protein MGHTTSEEIHVFMDELEPKSSILDKVGDFITVNTKRHDEREDLYDQNDIINSLNNRSGSENQSRNEIENENENDGEQDELALDDLDRAFELVEGMDMDWMISSHAHHSPANTTTIKPRLLYSPLIHTQNAMPVTISPNLVAAATSTVSTSISANKVTKNKSSSSPYLNKRRGKSGPDSATSLFELPDSVIPTPKPKSKQYPKVILPSNSTRRLSPSTTKTNSSEGVVVASESPVIAPHGSSNSRSLGRRRSSGVLVDDDKRESHKYAEQARRNRLAVALHELASLIPAEWKQQNVSAAPSKATTVEAACRYIRHLQRNGST; this is encoded by the coding sequence ATGGGCCATACAACTTCTGAGGAAATACACGTTTTCATGGACGAACTGGAGCCCAAGAGCAGTATACTTGACAAAGTGGGAGACTTTATCACCGTAAACACGAAACGGCATGATGAGCGCGAGGACTTGTATGATCAAAACGACATAATAAACAGCCTGAATAACCGAAGCGGAAGTGAGAACCAAAGTAGAAACGAAATTGAGAATGAGAATGAGAATGATGGTGAACAAGATGAGCTTGCATTGGATGACCTGGACCGCGCGTTTGAGCTGGTCGAAGGAATGGACATGGACTGGATGATATCTTCACACGCGCACCATTCGCCGGCGAACACCACTACAATCAAGCCGCGGTTATTATATTCGCCGCTAATTCACACACAAAATGCAATGCCTGTAACTATTTCGCCTAACTTGGTCGCAGCCGCCACTTCTACCGTATCTACCTCAATATCCGCCAACAAAGTCACCAAGAACAAGAGTAGCAGCAGTCCGTATTTGAACAAACGTAGAGGTAAGTCTGGCCCGGATTCGGCCACTTCGCTGTTTGAGTTGCCCGACAGTGTCATCCCAACTCCAAAACCAAAGTCAAAGCAATATCCAAAAGTTATTCTGCCGTCGAACAGCACCAGGCGCCTATCACCCTCCACGACTAAGACCAACAGTAGTGAAGGCGTCGTCGTAGCAAGTGAGTCTCCCGTAATCGCACCGCACGGGTCGAGCAATTCCCGGTCGCTGGGTAGGCGACGGTCATCGGGCGTTCTCGTGGATGACGACAAGCGTGAATCGCACAAGTATGCAGAGCAAGCACGGCGCAACCGCCTGGCGGTCGCGCTGCACGAACTAGCATCTTTAATCCCCGCGGAATGGAAACAGCAAAACGTCTCGGCCGCCCCGTCTAAAGCGACTACAGTAGAGGCCGCCTGCCGGTACATCCGTCATCTACAACGGAATGGGAGCACGTGA
- the RRT5 gene encoding Rrt5p (similar to Saccharomyces cerevisiae RRT5 (YFR032C); ancestral locus Anc_7.188): MTEQVSTETTTTVTTVYISNLPFTASEHDLNTFLNRYGASSVLIPTQTVRRFSKKHKNNPRKPLGIAFAQFANNTLAMKAIQELNGTVFQNQKLFLKLHVPYEADSPPDEDAKKLKEKKKGKKTPETASDTVYCHDLPEDITDSEIRELFQLYSPQEIWIYRSKVYKKRCIPFAPHQITAALVTLQSETPISNICDEVVKTATLRGKSIIVKPAYVSKIQEIKQLVKDNLTNARDSQAPAPALELEPVEPAEERQDNAQTNDVPPPPVSSSDRPTVAAA, translated from the coding sequence ATGACTGAACAAGTGAGCACTGAAACTACCACCACTGTAACCACGGTTTACATTTCGAACCTCCCCTTTACAGCAAGTGAGCATGACCTAAACACCTTCCTAAACAGGTACGGAGCCAGCTCAGTGTTGATTCCAACGCAGACTGTCCGTAGGTTCAGCAAAAAGCACAAGAACAATCCCCGCAAACCGCTAGGTATAGCATTTGCCCAGTTTGCAAACAACACTCTAGCCATGAAGGCCATTCAAGAACTGAACGGGACCGTCTTTCAAAACCAGAAgctatttttgaaactgcATGTTCCCTATGAGGCAGATTCCCCTCCAGACGAAGATGCTAAGAAGctcaaggaaaaaaaaaagggtaaGAAAACACCGGAAACTGCATCAGACACGGTATATTGCCACGACTTACCAGAAGATATTACCGACAGTGAAATTCGTGAGTTGTTTCAGCTCTATTCTCCACAAGAAATTTGGATTTATAGATCCAAAGTgtacaagaaaagatgTATTCCGTTCGCACCACACCAGATCACTGCAGCTTTGGTGACTTTGCAATCAGAAACACCCATTTCAAACATTTGTGACGAAGTGGTCAAGACAGCTACTTTGAGGGGCAAATCCATAATTGTGAAGCCCGCCTACGTCTCCAAGATTCAGGAAATTAAGCAATTGGTCAAGGATAACCTGACAAATGCACGTGATTCACAGGCACCTGCACCGGCACTGGAATTGGAGCCAGTGGAGCCTGCGGAGGAAAGGCAGGACAATGCTCAAACTAATGATGTCCCACCTCCACCTGTCTCTTCTTCTGATCGTCCAACCGTGGCCGCTGCTTAG
- the RPL2A gene encoding 60S ribosomal protein uL2 (similar to Saccharomyces cerevisiae RPL2A (YFR031C-A) and RPL2B (YIL018W); ancestral locus Anc_7.187) produces the protein MGRVIRNQRKGAGSIFTSHTRLRQGAAKLRTLDYAERHGYIRGIVKQIVHDSGRGAPLAKVVFRDPYKYRLREEIFIANEGVHTGQFIYAGKKASLNVGNVLPLGSVPEGTIVSNVEEKPGDRGALARASGNYVIIIGHNPDENKTRVRLPSGAKKVISSDARGVIGVIAGGGRVDKPLLKAGRAFHKYRLKRNSWPKTRGVAMNPVDHPHGGGNHQHIGKASTISRGAVSGQKAGLIAARRTGLLRGSQKTQD, from the exons ATGG GTAGAGTTATTCGTAACCAAAGAAAGGGTGCTGGTTCTATCTTCACCTCCCACACCAGATTGAGACAAGGTGCTGCCAAGTTGAGAACTTTGGATTATGCTGAACGTCACGGTTACATCCGTGGTATCGTTAAGCAGATTGTCCACGACTCTGGTAGAGGTGCCCCATTGGCCAAGGTTGTCTTCCGTGACCCATACAAGTACAGATTGCGTGAAGAAATCTTCATTGCTAACGAAGGTGTCCACACTGGTCAATTCATTTACGCCGGTAAGAAGGCTTCTTTGAACGTCGGTAATGTCTTGCCATTGGGTTCCGTCCCAGAAGGTACCATTGTTTCcaatgttgaagaaaagccAGGTGACAGAGGTGCTCTAGCCAGAGCTTCTGGTAACTACGTTATTATCATTGGTCACAACCCAGATGAAAACAAGACCAGAGTCAGATTACCATCCGGTGCCAAGAAGGTTATTTCTTCTGACGCTAGAGGTGTCATTGGTGTCATTGCTGGTGGTGGTAGAGTTGACAAGCCATTGTTGAAGGCTGGTCGTGCTTTCCACAAATACAGATTGAAGAGAAACTCTTGGCCAAAGACCCGTGGTGTTGCCATGAATCCAGTTGATCACCCTCACGGTGGTGGTAACCATCAACATATTGGTAAGGCTTCTACTATCTCTAGGGGTGCCGTTTCTGGTCAAAAGGCTGGTTTGATTGCTGCCAGAAGAACTGGTTTGTTACGTGGTTCTCAAAAGACCCAAGATTAG